From one Streptococcus pneumoniae genomic stretch:
- a CDS encoding SNF2-related protein: MNQEQLLDMLRGSIPRDKRILESFLHYQAVHFDEEWQILVREFRLEKREQPAPVQVFHVETDLSAFVKASPFEAAHDLVTYTQSFGQTGLEKLSQLTADEKTLVIEVALYNLATRFQLLDQEGAYQSISIASLLSKSEQANLVNVCRVANNLSDRISRDIEQFLLTYEPEVEEKSIEEEELQPIQEVSFREDGYSIVASLEEDLSQLDIRTGQTEHLPPYEELTLTQKFEILSHFDHIRNNLPKLPDFRRGAFDNEMEMVPVYEGDNLLTYVEANGDVFELKRPLTSLEEVALGEIGRAVRAENQNALLQAGIVLEDVQPEQVDIFLDAAGRFRLKTEDLTLLGDYPKARVTQLALATELLQMGLSHEKVRFFLTSHLALEELRTIAFAFLHEQVTLEDAKAFEEAKLEQPDLVFRDWKEELHQPEPEIVTPPQGYDNPLVQKVLDLYPIGSMVTYKGQEFKVLAIEDARLNDLIRIELQNDFSYLIEENPVLYLRNLEEITNAVHVPTQEVEVEEEPQELDLFSFLDETEEEAPVPLGNLDSHEELESVDEKSPSPVERPSEPLTDFQFPEDLTDFYPKTARDKVETNIAAIRLVKKLEEEKRQATSSEQELLAKYVGWGGLANSFFDEYNPQFSMEREVLKALVSDKEYSDMKQSSLTAYYTDPAIIRQMWQKLEADGFRGGKILDPSMGTGNFFAAMPNHLREASELYGVELDTITGAIASYLHPTAHIEVKGFETVAFQNDSFDLVMSNVPFANIRIADNTYDKPYMIHDYFVKKSLDLVHDGGQVAIISSTGTMDKRTENILQDIRETTDFLGGVRLPETAFRAIAGTNVTTDILFFQKHLNKGYQADELAFSGSIRYEKDDRIWLNPYFDGEYNPQVLGTYQVRNFNGGTLSVKASQDHLMDALSEALGNVKAPRMIDASEVLINPEVLVKQVVDQAIPQDIRETLGQYSFGYKGSTIYYRDNQGIRIGTKTEEISYYVDEEGVFKAWDTKHSQKQIDRFNALEVTDSTALDVYVTEDAAKRGQFKGYFKKTVFYEAPLSEKEIARIKGMVDIRNAYQEVIAIQRYYDYDKEEFARLLGKLNRTYDHFVKQFGYLNSAVNRNLFDSDDKYSLLASLEDEGLDPSGKTVIYTKSLAFEKALVRPEKEVTAVSSALDALNSSLSDGRGVDFDYMMSIYPVESKESLIEELGDQIIPDPESYLKGNLKYVSRQDFLSGDVVTKLEVVDLLIKQDNHDFNWSYYEGLLEEVRPQRVTLADIDYRIGSRWIPLAVYGKFAYETFMGQSVDLSDSVLDTVLSTSPIDGTISYHSTFAYTYSTAKDRSLGVPASRYDTGRKIFENLLNSNQPTITKQIVEGDKKKNVTDVEKTTVLRAKETNLQELFQDFVSRYPDVGELIEKTYNSLYNRTVSKVYDGSRLEIDGLAQHISLRPHQQNAIQRIVEEKRALLAHEVGSGKTLTMLGAGFKLKELGMVHKPLYVVPSSLTAQFGQEIMKFFPTKKVYVTTKKDFAKAKRKQFVSRIITGDYDAIVIGDSQFEKIPMSQEKQVAYIEDKLEQLREIKLGSDSEYTVKEAERSIKGLESRLEELQKLERDTFIEFENLGIDFLFVDEAHHFKNIRPITGLGNVAGITNTTSKKNVDMEMKVRQVQAEHDNRNVVFATGTPVSNSISELYTMMNYIQPDVLERYQVVNFDSWVGAFGNIENSMELAPTGDKYQPKKRFKKFVNLPELMRIYKETADIQTSDMLDLPVPEAKVIAVESELTDAQKDYLKELVARSDAIKSGSVDPSQDNMLKVTGEARKLAIDMRLIDSSYTLLDNQKILQVVDNVERIYREGEEDKATQMIFSDIGTPKSKDGGFDVYNEIKDLLVDRGIPREQIAFVHDANTDEKKNSLSRKVNSGEVRILMASTEKGGTGLNVQSRMKAVHHLDVPWRPSDITQRNGRLIRQGNQYTEVDIYHYITKGSFDNYLWATQENKLRYIKQIMTSKDPVRSAEDIDEQTMTASDFKALATGNPYLKLKMELENELTVLENQKRAFNRSKDEYRHTISYCEKHLPVLEKRLSQYDRDIAQSLATKHLDFIMRFDNQVMDNRAEAGDYLRKLITYNRSETKEVKTLASFRGFELKMATRGLSEPLPETVSLTISGDNQYSVSLDLKSGVGTIQRITNAIDHILDDQEKTEDMVHNLKDKLAVARTEVEKVFPKEEDYQLVKAKYDVLAPLVEQEADMEEIDAALAQFNETVLQVEQEEQISLEF; the protein is encoded by the coding sequence ATGAATCAAGAACAATTATTAGACATGTTACGAGGGAGTATTCCTCGTGACAAGCGGATATTAGAATCCTTTTTACACTATCAAGCTGTCCACTTTGATGAGGAATGGCAGATACTGGTAAGGGAGTTTAGGCTAGAAAAAAGAGAACAACCAGCACCAGTCCAGGTGTTTCACGTTGAGACAGATCTTTCTGCTTTTGTGAAAGCAAGTCCCTTTGAAGCTGCCCATGATTTAGTGACGTACACGCAAAGCTTTGGCCAAACTGGTTTAGAGAAGCTCTCCCAACTGACGGCAGATGAGAAGACCTTGGTCATTGAAGTGGCCCTATATAATTTGGCGACACGATTTCAACTCTTGGATCAGGAGGGGGCTTATCAGTCCATTTCAATAGCTTCTCTTTTATCAAAAAGTGAGCAGGCAAATCTCGTCAATGTATGCCGAGTCGCCAATAACCTGTCAGACCGTATCAGCCGTGATATTGAGCAGTTTCTCCTGACCTATGAACCAGAGGTAGAAGAAAAGTCGATTGAAGAAGAGGAGCTACAACCGATTCAAGAAGTGAGCTTTCGAGAGGATGGCTATTCTATCGTTGCGAGTTTAGAGGAGGACCTATCGCAACTGGATATACGGACAGGACAGACCGAACATTTACCTCCTTATGAAGAGTTGACACTCACTCAAAAGTTTGAGATTCTGAGTCATTTTGACCATATACGAAACAATCTTCCTAAGCTACCAGATTTTAGACGTGGTGCGTTTGACAATGAGATGGAAATGGTTCCTGTCTATGAGGGAGATAACCTCCTCACCTATGTGGAGGCAAATGGCGATGTCTTTGAACTGAAGCGTCCGCTCACGAGTCTCGAAGAAGTCGCCTTAGGTGAGATTGGACGGGCCGTCCGAGCAGAAAATCAGAATGCCTTGCTTCAAGCAGGAATTGTTTTAGAGGATGTTCAGCCTGAACAGGTAGACATTTTCCTTGATGCGGCTGGCCGCTTCCGTTTGAAAACGGAGGACTTAACCTTATTAGGCGATTATCCAAAGGCACGTGTCACCCAACTAGCCTTAGCTACGGAACTGCTTCAAATGGGCTTGTCTCATGAAAAAGTTCGCTTTTTCTTGACCAGTCATCTGGCATTAGAGGAGCTGCGGACGATTGCCTTTGCCTTCTTACATGAACAAGTGACTCTCGAAGACGCCAAAGCCTTTGAAGAGGCCAAGCTAGAACAGCCTGATTTAGTTTTTCGAGACTGGAAAGAAGAGCTTCATCAACCTGAACCTGAAATCGTCACTCCTCCGCAAGGATATGATAATCCACTGGTTCAGAAAGTTCTTGACCTCTATCCTATTGGTTCCATGGTAACTTACAAGGGACAGGAGTTTAAGGTTCTAGCCATTGAAGATGCCCGCTTAAATGACTTGATACGGATTGAACTTCAAAATGACTTCAGTTATCTGATTGAAGAAAATCCAGTCCTCTATTTACGGAATCTGGAAGAAATTACGAATGCCGTTCACGTGCCAACTCAGGAAGTTGAAGTGGAGGAAGAACCACAGGAACTAGACCTCTTTTCGTTCTTAGATGAGACAGAGGAGGAAGCTCCTGTCCCTCTTGGGAATTTAGATAGTCACGAAGAGCTAGAAAGCGTAGACGAGAAATCCCCTAGCCCTGTTGAAAGACCATCTGAACCCTTAACAGATTTCCAGTTTCCAGAAGATTTGACAGACTTTTATCCAAAGACGGCAAGAGACAAGGTAGAAACTAATATTGCGGCCATTCGACTTGTGAAAAAACTTGAAGAAGAGAAGCGTCAAGCAACATCAAGTGAACAGGAATTACTTGCCAAATATGTCGGCTGGGGAGGGCTAGCCAATAGTTTCTTTGACGAGTACAACCCTCAGTTTTCTATGGAGAGGGAGGTATTAAAAGCCTTAGTGTCGGATAAGGAATACTCCGACATGAAACAATCGTCTCTTACGGCCTATTATACTGATCCAGCAATTATCCGACAGATGTGGCAAAAACTAGAGGCAGACGGCTTTAGAGGTGGGAAAATCCTAGACCCTTCTATGGGGACTGGAAACTTCTTTGCGGCTATGCCCAACCACTTACGAGAAGCAAGTGAGTTGTACGGAGTGGAGTTGGATACCATAACAGGGGCCATTGCGAGCTACCTCCACCCTACTGCTCACATTGAGGTAAAAGGGTTTGAGACGGTTGCCTTTCAGAATGATAGTTTTGATTTAGTGATGTCAAACGTGCCCTTTGCGAATATTAGGATTGCGGATAACACCTATGACAAGCCCTATATGATCCATGATTACTTTGTCAAAAAGTCTCTGGATTTAGTCCATGACGGTGGGCAAGTGGCGATTATCTCCTCAACTGGTACTATGGACAAACGAACGGAAAATATCCTACAGGATATTCGAGAGACAACAGACTTTCTTGGAGGAGTACGCTTGCCTGAGACAGCCTTTAGGGCCATTGCAGGGACCAATGTGACAACCGATATCTTGTTCTTCCAAAAGCACTTGAATAAGGGCTATCAGGCAGATGAACTGGCTTTCTCAGGGTCGATTCGCTATGAAAAAGACGACCGCATTTGGCTCAATCCTTATTTTGACGGAGAGTACAACCCTCAGGTTTTAGGGACCTATCAGGTTAGGAATTTTAATGGCGGGACACTATCTGTAAAAGCAAGCCAGGACCATTTGATGGACGCCTTATCAGAAGCCTTAGGGAATGTCAAAGCACCAAGAATGATAGATGCTTCTGAAGTCCTCATTAACCCAGAGGTTCTGGTAAAACAAGTGGTAGATCAGGCCATTCCACAAGATATTCGAGAGACTCTTGGCCAGTATAGTTTTGGCTATAAGGGTTCCACTATTTACTACCGTGACAATCAAGGGATTCGTATCGGGACCAAGACGGAAGAAATCAGCTACTATGTCGATGAAGAAGGAGTTTTTAAAGCATGGGACACTAAACACTCTCAGAAACAGATTGACCGCTTTAATGCCTTAGAAGTAACGGATAGCACAGCTCTTGATGTCTATGTGACAGAGGATGCGGCAAAACGTGGGCAGTTTAAAGGCTATTTCAAAAAGACAGTCTTTTATGAAGCTCCCTTGTCTGAGAAAGAAATCGCCCGAATTAAGGGCATGGTGGATATCCGAAATGCCTATCAAGAGGTCATTGCCATTCAACGCTATTATGACTATGACAAGGAAGAGTTTGCACGCTTACTCGGAAAACTCAATCGCACCTATGATCATTTTGTCAAGCAATTTGGTTATTTGAATAGTGCTGTGAATCGCAATCTCTTTGACAGTGATGATAAGTATTCACTTCTTGCCAGCCTTGAGGATGAAGGTCTAGATCCGAGTGGAAAGACAGTCATTTATACCAAATCTCTTGCCTTTGAAAAAGCCCTCGTACGCCCTGAAAAAGAAGTGACAGCAGTTTCCTCTGCTCTGGACGCTCTCAACTCCAGTCTTTCTGATGGTCGTGGGGTGGACTTTGACTATATGATGTCCATTTATCCTGTAGAGTCTAAAGAAAGCCTGATTGAAGAATTAGGAGACCAGATTATTCCTGACCCAGAATCCTATCTCAAAGGAAACCTCAAGTATGTCTCACGTCAGGACTTCTTATCAGGTGATGTAGTGACAAAACTAGAAGTAGTGGACCTACTCATCAAGCAGGACAATCATGATTTCAACTGGAGCTATTATGAGGGACTACTTGAAGAAGTGCGTCCACAGCGAGTCACCTTAGCGGATATAGATTATCGTATTGGATCCCGCTGGATTCCCCTAGCTGTGTATGGGAAATTTGCCTATGAAACCTTTATGGGACAGAGCGTTGACTTATCGGATTCGGTGCTGGATACGGTCTTATCCACTAGTCCGATTGACGGGACCATTTCGTATCACTCTACATTTGCCTATACTTATTCGACAGCAAAGGATAGAAGCCTTGGAGTTCCTGCTTCACGGTATGATACAGGGCGGAAAATCTTTGAAAATCTCCTTAATTCCAATCAACCGACCATCACCAAACAAATCGTTGAAGGCGACAAGAAAAAGAATGTGACCGATGTCGAAAAAACAACGGTTCTTCGTGCCAAAGAAACCAATCTCCAAGAACTCTTTCAAGACTTTGTCTCCCGTTATCCAGATGTCGGGGAGCTGATTGAGAAGACCTATAACAGTCTCTATAATCGAACGGTGTCAAAGGTCTATGATGGTAGTCGTCTAGAGATTGACGGATTGGCCCAACATATCTCCTTACGTCCCCACCAACAAAATGCCATTCAGCGCATTGTGGAGGAAAAACGTGCTCTCTTAGCCCATGAAGTGGGGTCAGGAAAGACCTTAACCATGCTTGGGGCAGGCTTTAAACTGAAGGAACTGGGAATGGTGCATAAGCCTCTTTATGTCGTGCCGTCGAGCTTAACAGCTCAATTTGGCCAAGAAATCATGAAGTTCTTTCCGACCAAAAAGGTCTATGTGACAACCAAGAAAGACTTCGCAAAAGCGAAGCGCAAGCAGTTTGTTTCACGGATTATTACAGGAGATTATGATGCCATTGTGATTGGAGATTCTCAGTTTGAAAAGATTCCCATGAGCCAAGAAAAGCAGGTGGCTTATATTGAAGACAAATTAGAGCAACTCAGAGAAATCAAGCTAGGGAGCGATAGCGAATACACCGTCAAAGAAGCAGAACGTTCGATCAAGGGCTTAGAAAGTCGATTAGAAGAACTCCAAAAACTGGAGCGAGATACCTTTATTGAGTTTGAGAATCTAGGGATTGATTTTCTTTTTGTGGATGAAGCCCACCATTTCAAAAATATCCGACCGATTACTGGTCTAGGCAATGTCGCAGGCATTACCAATACCACTTCTAAAAAGAACGTGGATATGGAAATGAAAGTGAGACAGGTTCAGGCAGAGCATGACAATCGCAATGTCGTTTTTGCGACAGGAACTCCTGTTTCAAACTCCATTAGCGAACTCTACACCATGATGAATTATATCCAGCCAGATGTCTTGGAGCGTTACCAGGTTGTGAATTTTGATTCATGGGTTGGAGCCTTTGGCAATATTGAAAATTCCATGGAATTAGCGCCAACGGGTGATAAGTATCAGCCTAAGAAACGCTTTAAGAAGTTTGTGAATCTCCCTGAGCTTATGCGGATTTACAAGGAAACAGCCGATATTCAGACATCTGATATGCTTGATTTACCAGTCCCAGAAGCCAAGGTCATTGCGGTAGAAAGTGAGTTAACAGATGCCCAAAAGGACTATTTGAAAGAGTTGGTTGCAAGGTCTGACGCCATTAAATCAGGAAGTGTCGATCCAAGTCAGGATAACATGTTAAAGGTGACTGGCGAAGCAAGAAAACTAGCCATTGATATGCGTCTAATTGATTCTTCTTATACCTTATTAGACAATCAGAAGATTCTACAAGTGGTCGATAATGTCGAGCGGATTTATCGAGAAGGAGAAGAGGACAAAGCCACTCAAATGATTTTCTCGGACATTGGGACACCTAAGAGCAAGGACGGAGGTTTTGATGTTTATAATGAAATCAAAGACCTTTTAGTGGATCGAGGGATACCAAGAGAGCAGATTGCCTTTGTCCATGATGCCAATACCGACGAGAAGAAGAACTCTTTGTCTAGAAAGGTTAACAGTGGTGAGGTTCGGATTCTCATGGCATCAACTGAAAAAGGAGGGACAGGTTTAAACGTCCAATCACGCATGAAAGCTGTTCACCACCTAGATGTGCCGTGGAGACCAAGTGATATTACTCAACGCAACGGAAGATTGATTCGACAAGGGAATCAGTATACCGAAGTGGACATTTATCACTATATTACCAAAGGATCATTTGATAATTACTTGTGGGCAACACAAGAGAATAAATTGCGCTACATTAAACAAATCATGACTTCAAAAGACCCTGTCAGGTCAGCTGAAGACATTGACGAACAAACCATGACCGCTTCAGACTTTAAGGCTTTAGCGACGGGTAATCCCTATCTCAAACTTAAAATGGAGTTGGAAAATGAGTTGACAGTTCTGGAGAATCAAAAGCGAGCCTTCAATCGCTCGAAAGATGAATATCGCCATACCATTTCTTATTGTGAGAAACATCTACCAGTCTTAGAAAAGCGTCTTAGTCAGTACGACCGTGATATTGCCCAATCTCTGGCAACCAAACACCTCGACTTTATCATGCGCTTTGATAACCAGGTCATGGATAATCGGGCAGAAGCGGGGGACTATTTGCGAAAACTCATCACTTATAACCGTTCTGAGACCAAGGAAGTCAAGACATTGGCCTCCTTTAGGGGCTTTGAGCTGAAAATGGCGACAAGAGGACTCAGTGAGCCCTTACCAGAGACGGTATCGCTCACTATTTCAGGGGATAATCAGTATTCTGTATCCCTTGATTTGAAATCAGGTGTGGGAACCATTCAGCGGATTACCAACGCTATTGACCATATCCTAGATGACCAGGAAAAGACGGAAGACATGGTTCATAATCTCAAGGATAAGCTAGCAGTTGCACGAACGGAAGTAGAGAAAGTCTTTCCAAAAGAAGAGGACTATCAGCTGGTAAAGGCCAAATACGATGTACTTGCCCCCTTAGTCGAACAAGAAGCGGATATGGAAGAGATTGATGCAGCACTCGCTCAATTCAATGAGACAGTCTTGCAGGTTGAACAGGAAGAACAAATCTCTCTTGAATTTTAA
- a CDS encoding DUF5962 family protein has product MIQTVEDMRYQLEEWLAQGFTSPEDRVNYQSLKEQYEDETLDYSFSKQEIIGQLEVIIATRENDFPDLDEVTRDEYLELVSQVGELDENLANHYRK; this is encoded by the coding sequence ATGATTCAGACAGTAGAAGACATGCGTTACCAACTAGAGGAGTGGCTAGCTCAAGGCTTTACCAGTCCAGAAGATAGGGTAAACTATCAATCCCTAAAGGAACAATACGAAGACGAAACCCTTGATTATAGCTTTTCAAAGCAAGAAATCATTGGTCAACTGGAGGTCATTATTGCGACTCGTGAGAATGACTTTCCAGACCTAGATGAAGTGACACGTGACGAGTATCTTGAGTTGGTGTCACAAGTAGGGGAGCTAGATGAGAATTTAGCTAATCATTATCGTAAGTAG
- a CDS encoding DUF5966 family protein, whose protein sequence is MQGLLEQALQAVLLIALVGFIFVILFQILKAVSAFFLIGMIGGFAFMEVYGIYLFFTERYLFTEDLATNGIWSFTGFYIAFNLLIVAGLVIKLVRSRTV, encoded by the coding sequence ATGCAAGGTCTACTAGAACAAGCCTTACAGGCGGTGCTTCTTATCGCCTTAGTCGGTTTTATCTTTGTCATTCTCTTTCAGATTTTAAAGGCAGTCAGTGCTTTCTTTCTTATTGGAATGATTGGTGGATTCGCCTTTATGGAAGTCTATGGGATTTACCTCTTTTTCACCGAGCGATACCTTTTCACCGAAGATTTAGCGACTAATGGCATTTGGAGTTTTACCGGCTTTTATATTGCTTTTAATCTTCTGATTGTAGCAGGACTTGTTATAAAATTAGTTAGAAGTAGAACTGTATAA
- a CDS encoding AAA family ATPase yields MKLLGLILRDYEDLISNQIFNFSDEYTIDFDWNETVTISKNPSYIAGFYGESITNISAIVGINGVGKTSILNFIGFKFSERKEFLSKYEYFIIYEQDESIFIEFNNRHTVKRILFNDQSIETSNGLIGNTETILFKKQGNNYQIVDRIPDGSINYIFKKYLQYSFNENDDKSDTLFSKNLITRHLCQPPSNYNTIQAFRFLKINDFFASNKIMKYRISYWSYEELLTLLIEKSIYDERILELLNFFLDSRGNDLLSQFINQIVAFLINLMLSLSEVYHFWNEDIEELLLNQIYEYLTLVLQDIQIDGLSMQLEKSSQILKEYFRNEDSEIDKLHNYQITDFINFSIEAIQLLWKASDYLEMNNNSFIIDFSSETKEINDFLMGYRSLLHCNQINPNGIVVFPEDNLFFKLNELSSTGEENLIQFLGQLIELISNAKSGNHIILIDEIDESFHPSWSNKMVQLLTLCCTYFLDVENPSYQNATNTTQNITFQFIITTHSPFILSDIKNHNVISLEEHHGKVIPKQVNTFAKNIQRILYDNMETIDIYGSFAQCKLNKIVNILNQPTISPTLIEQTKIEIQTINEPIIRNKLNQMLSEKVSPNEKIKLLISDLTTEELELLKDCLSQ; encoded by the coding sequence ATGAAACTTCTAGGATTGATATTACGTGATTACGAAGATTTAATAAGTAACCAAATTTTTAATTTTTCAGATGAATACACCATAGACTTCGATTGGAATGAAACAGTAACAATTAGCAAAAATCCATCCTATATTGCTGGTTTTTATGGAGAGTCTATTACAAACATTTCAGCAATTGTAGGCATAAATGGTGTTGGAAAAACATCTATATTAAACTTTATCGGCTTCAAATTCTCAGAGCGTAAGGAATTCTTAAGTAAATATGAATACTTTATTATCTATGAACAAGATGAATCAATTTTTATTGAATTTAATAATAGGCATACAGTAAAACGAATATTATTTAATGATCAAAGTATCGAAACTTCTAATGGTCTTATTGGAAATACTGAAACTATATTGTTCAAAAAACAAGGAAATAATTACCAAATCGTTGACAGAATACCTGACGGAAGCATAAACTACATTTTCAAAAAATATCTTCAATATAGTTTTAATGAGAATGATGACAAATCTGACACATTATTTAGCAAGAATTTGATCACTAGACACTTATGCCAACCTCCTTCTAACTATAATACGATTCAAGCATTTAGATTTTTAAAAATAAATGATTTCTTCGCCTCAAATAAAATAATGAAATATAGAATTTCATATTGGTCTTATGAAGAACTACTAACCTTATTAATTGAGAAAAGTATCTATGACGAAAGAATTTTGGAATTGCTCAATTTTTTCTTAGATAGCAGGGGAAATGATTTACTATCTCAGTTTATTAATCAAATAGTTGCTTTTCTTATAAATTTAATGCTTTCTTTAAGTGAAGTATACCATTTTTGGAACGAAGATATTGAAGAACTACTTCTAAATCAAATTTATGAATATCTAACTTTGGTCTTACAGGATATTCAAATAGATGGTTTATCTATGCAACTTGAGAAAAGTTCTCAAATTTTAAAAGAGTATTTTCGAAATGAGGATTCCGAAATAGATAAGCTTCATAACTATCAAATTACTGATTTTATTAATTTTTCGATAGAAGCCATACAATTATTATGGAAAGCTTCTGACTACTTAGAAATGAATAACAACTCATTTATTATTGATTTTTCATCAGAAACAAAAGAGATTAACGATTTTCTAATGGGATATAGAAGTCTTCTGCATTGTAATCAAATAAACCCTAATGGCATCGTTGTATTTCCTGAAGATAATTTATTTTTTAAGTTAAACGAACTGTCATCTACAGGAGAAGAAAATTTAATTCAATTTTTAGGACAATTAATTGAATTGATTTCAAATGCTAAAAGTGGGAACCATATAATCTTAATAGATGAAATAGATGAATCGTTTCATCCCTCTTGGTCAAATAAGATGGTTCAACTCCTAACTCTATGCTGTACTTACTTTTTAGATGTTGAAAATCCTTCCTATCAAAATGCAACAAATACAACTCAAAATATAACTTTTCAGTTTATTATTACAACCCATTCTCCCTTTATATTATCTGATATAAAAAATCATAATGTAATTTCACTAGAAGAACATCACGGAAAAGTAATTCCTAAACAAGTTAATACATTTGCTAAAAACATACAACGAATACTATATGATAACATGGAAACAATTGATATCTATGGAAGTTTTGCTCAATGTAAGTTAAATAAAATCGTAAATATTCTTAATCAACCAACTATTTCCCCTACATTAATAGAACAAACTAAAATTGAAATACAAACAATTAATGAACCAATAATACGTAACAAACTCAATCAGATGCTTTCTGAAAAAGTTTCACCTAACGAGAAGATTAAGCTATTAATTTCTGATTTAACAACTGAAGAACTTGAATTACTAAAAGATTGCTTATCACAGTAG
- a CDS encoding HNH endonuclease: protein MITINQINDEEVKNLCEDVYTHMKVAYRKNLDKWCLRNISSIFQKIFGRDFSDTPFLDIMLLSYDELEKLVSDSAIINLNYKFSIKSNRKIKGNRSVSIKDYLINNVYNAISKDSRRKKFLSITNLSVCPYCNRNFMNSSTNKNTCELDHFWNKSQFPIFAASFYNLIPSCPSCNRNKGTDTFLLSPYNVKISPNQRLRFSWYPLYGDFLFNHDHIYITSKIHKDFKKDFYLLDLHNLYQIHSDFVLDTILKKIFIPEHYLNEINNIIPLSDSDIDRLFTGVYTAEKDYHKRPLSKLISDIYVELNQLER, encoded by the coding sequence ATGATAACAATTAATCAAATAAATGATGAAGAAGTTAAGAATCTGTGTGAAGATGTTTATACACATATGAAGGTCGCTTATCGCAAAAATTTAGATAAGTGGTGTTTGAGAAACATATCATCAATATTTCAGAAAATATTTGGTAGAGATTTTTCAGATACACCATTTTTAGATATTATGCTACTTTCTTATGATGAACTTGAAAAGCTTGTTTCAGACTCAGCAATTATCAATCTAAATTACAAATTCAGTATAAAAAGTAATAGAAAAATAAAAGGAAATAGATCGGTATCAATTAAAGACTATCTAATCAATAATGTATATAATGCAATTAGTAAAGACAGTCGGCGCAAAAAATTTCTATCTATAACTAATTTATCAGTATGTCCCTACTGCAATCGGAATTTTATGAATTCTTCCACCAACAAAAATACCTGTGAATTAGACCATTTTTGGAATAAATCACAATTCCCTATTTTTGCAGCTTCTTTTTATAATTTAATCCCTTCTTGTCCAAGTTGTAATAGGAATAAAGGTACTGATACATTTTTATTGTCCCCATACAATGTTAAAATTTCACCAAATCAACGTTTAAGATTTAGTTGGTACCCCCTATATGGTGATTTTTTATTCAACCATGATCATATATATATTACTTCAAAAATTCATAAAGATTTCAAAAAGGATTTTTATTTATTAGATTTACATAATCTATATCAAATACATAGTGATTTTGTTTTGGATACAATTTTGAAGAAAATTTTTATTCCAGAACATTATTTGAACGAAATTAATAATATAATTCCGTTATCTGACAGCGACATTGATAGACTATTTACTGGGGTGTATACTGCTGAAAAAGATTACCATAAAAGACCTTTATCAAAATTAATTTCGGACATATATGTTGAATTAAATCAATTAGAAAGGTAA
- a CDS encoding peptidylprolyl isomerase — translation MLNKIKVRLLLGIGGIAVTSFLVMIGYSLGSHSVTKQTEHQIKAEAQKLLVKEKEKEEATVLSDELVKEFLTQYFTKERLGENNHRIKPYMTDSAYSEEVSRQEEAINQVYKDYMLDYRFDEADIFVNRETNEALVEVTYHVTYVSDMSDHQQKMTQTQTKTMKVSYAKIRDQLLVNQVTSWNGKFDDLKSNMEASSSAIPDIKSTTTSDSN, via the coding sequence ATGTTAAACAAAATAAAAGTCAGGCTTTTGCTTGGTATCGGAGGAATAGCTGTCACCAGTTTTTTAGTGATGATAGGGTATAGCCTTGGTTCACACTCTGTCACCAAGCAGACAGAACATCAAATCAAAGCAGAAGCCCAAAAACTGCTCGTCAAGGAAAAAGAAAAGGAGGAAGCGACAGTCTTATCAGACGAGCTGGTCAAGGAGTTTTTAACCCAGTATTTCACTAAGGAGAGACTCGGTGAGAACAATCACCGAATCAAGCCTTATATGACAGACTCCGCCTATTCTGAAGAAGTCTCTCGGCAAGAAGAGGCAATCAATCAAGTGTATAAGGATTATATGCTGGACTACCGATTTGATGAAGCAGATATCTTTGTCAATAGAGAGACCAATGAAGCACTTGTGGAGGTGACTTATCATGTTACTTACGTGTCTGATATGAGCGACCACCAGCAGAAAATGACACAGACACAGACGAAGACAATGAAAGTCTCCTATGCCAAAATCAGGGATCAGTTATTGGTCAATCAAGTTACTAGCTGGAATGGGAAGTTCGATGACTTGAAGTCAAACATGGAAGCAAGTAGCTCTGCCATTCCTGACATCAAAAGCACAACCACAAGTGATAGTAATTAG